A portion of the Musa acuminata AAA Group cultivar baxijiao chromosome BXJ1-1, Cavendish_Baxijiao_AAA, whole genome shotgun sequence genome contains these proteins:
- the LOC135680108 gene encoding protein TOPLESS-RELATED PROTEIN 2-like, which translates to MSSLSRELVFLILQFLDEEKFKDAVHKLEQESGFYFNMKHFEDLIQAGEWDEVERYLGGFTKVEDNRYSMKIFFEIRKQKYLEALDRHDRAKAVEVLVKDLKVFASFNEELFKEITVLLTLENFRQNEQLSKYGDTKSARSIMLMELKKLIEANPLFRDKLTFPPFKASRLRTLINQSLNWQHQLCKNPRSNPDIKTLFIDHACAASANGARAPPPTNGPLVGHIPKTGAFPPMGSHGPFQPIVSPPPSAIAGWMTNASPSLPHAAVAHGPPGLVQPPNAVAFLNHPRLPTSSPGIDYHTAESEHLMKRIRIGQADEVSFSGATYSRNVYSQDDIPKTVVRTLNQGSNVMSLDFHPMHHTILLVGTNVGDTGIWEVGSRERVAHKTFKVWDIGTCSLSLQAALMKDAIISVNRCLWSPDGSILGVAFSKHLVQTYTFSLNGELRQQSEIDAHVGGVNDIAFSHPYKSLSIITCGDDKTIKVWDVATRQRQYTFEGHETPVYSVCPHYKESIQFIFSTAIDGKIKAWLYDCLGSRVDYDAPGRWCTTMAYSADGTRLFSCGTSKDGDSHLVEWNETEGAIKRTYSGFRKHSLGVVQFDTTRNRLLAAGDEFMIKFWDMDNTNILTTSDADGGLPASPRLRFNREGSLLAVTTSDNGIKILANADGQRLVRMLESRAFEGSRGPFQLTNANVKAPVVSSLGAVSNVSSPVAATPERPDRVLPAVSMTSLAVMDSNRAADVKPRISEDTEKIKSWKLADVVDSAHIKALHLPDSTSTKSKVMRLLYTNSGLSVLALGSNAVHKLWKWTRNDRNPSGKSTASVAPQLWQPSNSIFMTNETSDNNPEEASACIALSKNDSYVMSASGGKVSLFNMMTFKVMTTFMPPPPAATFLAFHPQDNNIIAIGMEDSTIQIYNVRVDEVKTKLKGHQKKITGLAFSQSLNVLVSSGADAQLCVWSIDGWEKKKSRFIQVPAGHASPLVGDTKVQFHNDQAHLLVVHQSQITIYDSKLECLCSWSPRDALPAPISSAIYSCDGVLVYSAFCDGAIGVFEADSLRLRCRIAPSAYISPPVSSPPGAAYPMAIAAHPSEPNQIALGMSDGAVHVVEPPDADPNWGSAPPQDNNGALPTISPNPALNSNQVSEPPSR; encoded by the exons ATGTCTTCATTAAGCAGGGAACTGGTTTTCCTGATACTGCAATTCCTAGATGAGGAGAAATTCAAGGATGCTGTTCATAA GTTGGAACAGGAGTCGGGTTTTTACTTCAACATGAAACATTTTGAGGATCTGATTCAGGCAGGGGAATGGGATGAAGTTGAGAGATATCTTGGTGGTTTCACCAAAGTGGAAGACAATCGCTACTCCATGAAAATCTTCTTTGAGATTAGAAAACAGAAGTACCTCGAAGCACTTGACAG ACATGATAGGGCGAAAGCTGTTGAGGTACTTGTAAAGGATCTAaaagtttttgcttctttcaATGAGGAGCTCTTCAAGGAGATCACTGTTTTGCTCACTCTGGAGAATTTtag GCAGAATGAGCAGCTTTCCAAGTACGGGGATACAAAATCGGCACGGAGTATAATGCTTATGGAGCTTAAGAAACTTATTGAAGCTAATCCTTTGTTTCGTGATAAGTTAACATTTCCACCATTTAAAGCTTCTCGCTTACGAACACTAATCAACCAAAG TCTTAATTGGCAGCATCAGCTTTGCAAGAACCCACGCTCCAACCCTGACATTAAAACACTCTTTATTGATCACGCTTGTGCTGCTTCTGCTAATGGAGCACGAGCACCTCCACCAACTAATGGTCCGCTCGTTGGGCATATCCCTAAGACTGGGGCATTCCCTCCAATGGGCTCTCATGGT CCTTTCCAGCCAATTGTTTCTCCACCTCCAAGTGCCATTGCAGGGTGGATGACCAATGCTAGCCCGTCACTACCACATGCTGCTGTGGCACATGGCCCCCCAGGTCTGGTGCAGCCTCCAAATGCAG TTGCTTTTCTAAATCACCCACGGCTTCCTACAAGTTCTCCTGGTATTGATTATCACACTGCAGAATCTGAACACCTGATGAAGAGAATCCGTATAGGCCAAGCAGATGAG GTGTCATTCTCTGGTGCAACTTATTCACGCAATGTTTATTCGCAAGATGACATACCCAAGACTGTGGTACGGACTCTTAATCAAGGTTCTAATGTAATGAGCTTGGATTTTCACCCGATGCACCATACCATTCTTCTAG TCGGGACAAATGTCGGTGATACTGGCATATGGGAAGTTGGATCTCGAGAAAGGGTCGCACACAAGACGTTCAAGGTGTGGGATATTGGAACTTGTTCTTTGTCTTTGCAG GCGGCACTTATGAAAGATGCTATCATATCCGTCAATCGCTGCTTATGGAGTCCTGATGGTTCTATTCTTG GTGTTGCATTTTCAAAACATCTTGTTCAGACATACACTTTTAGTTTAAATGGAGAGTTGCGGCAACAGTCGGAG ATTGATGCTCATGTAGGAGGGGTTAATGACATTGCCTTTTCCCATCCCTACAAGAGTCTGTCAATCATTACTTGTGGTGATGACAAGACAATTAAA GTATGGGATGTTGCAACACGACAGAGGCAGTATACGTTTGAGGGCCATGAAACCCCTGTATATTCTGTTTGTCCTCACTACAAAGAGTCTATCCAG TTCATCTTCTCAACTGCGATTGATGGGAAAATCAAAGCATGGCTTTATGACTGTTTGGGATCTAGAGTTGACTATGATGCTCCCGGACGTTGGTGCACGACAATGGCATATAGTGCAGATGGAACAAG GCTTTTTTCCTGTGGAACAAGTAAAGATGGTGATTCACATTTAGTTGAGTGGAATGAGACTGAAGGAGCAATTAAAAGAACATATTCTGGCTTTAGAAAACATTCATTAGGAGTTGTCCAGTTTGACACCACTAGGAACCGCTTGCTGGCTGCCGGAGATGAATTCATGATTAAGTTTTGGGATATGGATAATACTAATATACTGACTACTTCTGATGCAGATGGTGGACTTCCT GCAAGTCCTCGACTGAGATTTAATCGTGAGGGCTCATTACTTGCAGTTACGACAAGCGACAATGGAATCAAAATCTTGGCAAATGCTGATGGACAGCGGCTTGTAAGAATGCTTGAGAGCAGGGCATTTGAGGGTTCACGTGGCCCTTTTCAACTAACTAATGCAAATGTAAAG GCCCCAGTTGTCAGTTCGCTAGGAGCAGTTTCTAATGTTTCTAGCCCCGTTGCGGCCACTCCTGAGCGTCCAGACCGAGTCTTACCTGCAGTGTCAATGACGAGCTTG GCTGTTATGGATAGTAATAGGGCTGCAGATGTTAAGCCAAGGATTTCAGAAGACACTGAGAAGATTAAGAGCTGGAAGTTAGCCGACGTTGTTGACTCTGCTCATATCAAAGCCTTGCATTTGCCTGATTCCACCTCAACAAAGAGCAAG GTGATGCGGTTGTTATACACAAACTCTGGGCTATCGGTATTAGCTCTTGGTTCCAATGCCGTACATAAGCTATGGAAATGGACTCGTAATGATCGAAATCCTTCTGGCAAG TCAACTGCTTCTGTCGCACCTCAGTTGTGGCAACCATCAAACAGTATTTTTATGACTAATGAAACCAGTGACAACAATCCAGAAGAAGCAAGTGCATGTATTGCTTTGTCAAAGAATGACTCTTATGTGATGTCTGCATCTGGTGGAAAGGTTTCGTTATTCAATATGATGACTTTTAAG GTTATGACGACCTTCATGCCACCCCCACCTGCAGCCACCTTTTTGGCATTCCATCCTCAAGATAATAACATAATTGCAATTGGGATGGAAGATTCCACTATTCAGATATATAATGTCCGGGTTGATGAG GTCAAAACGAAGCTGAAGGGTCACCAGAAAAAGATTACTGGTCTTGCATTTTCCCAGTCACTAAATGTTCTTGTATCTTCTGGAGCTGATGCTCAG CTTTGTGTTTGGAGCATAGATGGATGGGAGAAGAAGAAGTCACGATTTATCCAAGTGCCTGCTGGCCATGCATCCCCATTAGTTGGGGATACCAAAGTCCAGTTTCACAATGATCAGGCACATCTCTTGGTTGTCCATCAAAGCCAAATAACGATCTATGATAGTAAACTTGAGTGTTTGTGTTCG TGGTCTCCTAGAGATGCTCTCCCAGCACCAATTTCAAGTGCAATATACTCTTGCGATGGTGTGCTGGTATATTCTGCATTTTGTGATGGTGCTATTGGGGTTTTTGAAGCGGATAGCCTGAGGCTCCGTTGCCGGATTGCACCCTCTGCCTACATATCTCCACCCGTTTCTAG
- the LOC103975126 gene encoding transmembrane 9 superfamily member 3: MDSRTCLSTSEPIAPFGLPRLGNEGSRILKMELSTLVLLVMACGLRVGADGTNHRYKEGDHVPLFANKVGPFHNPSETYRYYDLPFCSPEHVTEKTEALGEVLNGDRLVDAPYELNFLEEQRSKSLCKKNLSKEDVAKFRHAVSKDYYFEMYYDDLPLWGFLGKIEEVKTDSGKDKYFLFKHIHFNILYNDDRVIEINVQTDPNINVDISEDRKLDVEFLYSVTWKNTDISFEERMAKYSRTSSMPQHLEIHWFSIVNSCVTVLLLTGFLATILMRVLKNDFVKYSLIEESLEDQEDSGWKYIHGDVFRFPKNKSLFSAIIGSGTQLLVLTMFIFLLALVGVFYPYNRGALYTALVVIYALTSGIAGYTASSFYMQLEGTNWVRNLLLTGCLFCGPLFLTFFFLNTVAITYSATAALPFGTILVILLIWALVTSPLLILGGVTGKNSKTEFQAPCRTNKYPREIPELAWYRGTIPQMAMAGFLPFSAIYVELYYIFASVWGHKIYTIYSILFIVFIILIIVTAFITVALTYFQLAAEDHGWWWRSVLCGGSTGVFIFFYCIYYYHARSDMSGFMQTSFFFGYMTCICYGFFLMLGTVGFRASLLFVRHIYRSIKCE, from the exons ATGGACTCTCGCACGTGCCTATCCACCAGCGAGCCGATCGCCCCCTTCGGTCTTCCTCGGCTCGGGAACGAAG GTTCGAGGATCTTGAAGATGGAGTTATCTACGTTGGTTCTTCTCGTAATGGCTTGTGGTTTGAGGGTGGGAGCTGATGGAACCAATCATAGGTACAAAGAGGGTGATCATGTCCCCCTATTTGCCAATAAGGTCGGACCTTTCCACAACCCCAG CGAGACATATCGTTACTATGACTTGCCATTCTGCTCACCAG AGCATGTTACCGAAAAGACGGAAGCCCTTGGGGAAGTTCTAAATGGTGATCGTTTGGTCGATGCACCGTACGAATTAAATTTTCTGGAGGAGCAGCGGTCAAAGTCTCTTTGTAAaaaaaacttgtcaaaagaagatgTTGCAAAGTTCAGACATGCTGTATCAAAGGACTATTACTTTGAAATGTATTATGATGATCTGCCTTTATGGGGTTTTCTGGGCAAGATTGAGGAGGTCAAGACTGATTCGGGCAAAGACAAGTACTTTCTCTTTAAACACATCCACTTCAATATCCTTTACAATGATGATCGGGTCATAGAGATCAATGTACAAACAGACCCCAATATTAATGTGGATATCTCGGAGGATAGGAAATTGGATGTCGAGTTTTTATATTCTGTGACATGGAAAAATACTGACATATCTTTTGAAGAAAGGATGGCAAAGTACTCAAGAACATCCTCTATGCCTCAACATTTAGAGATTCATTGGTTCTCAATTGTTAATTCATGTGTGACTGTCCTTCTTCTGACTGGGTTTCTTGCTACGATTCTCATGCGTGTGCTCAAAAACGATTTTGTAAA ATATTCTCTCATTGAGGAGTCTCTTGAAGATCAAGAGGATTCTGGATGGAAATATATCCATGGAGACGTCTTCCGATTTCCAAAGAACAAGTCTTTGTTTTCAGCTATTATTGGTTCTGGAACTCAGCTCCTAGTGCT TACAATGTTCATCTTCCTTCTTGCACTTGTTGGTGTGTTCTACCCATACAATCGGGGAGCCCTTTACACAGCTCTTGTTGTCATCTATGCTCTGACTTCTGGTATCGCTGGTTACACTGCGAGCTCCTTCTATATGCAGCTCGAAGGGACTAATTGG GTGAGGAATTTGTTGTTGACTGGCTGCTTATTTTGTGGTCCCTTGTTCTTGACATTCTTCTTCCTGAACACTGTTGCTATTACATATAGCGCAACTGCAGCTCTGCCATTTGGAACCATCCTTGTGATTCTACTTATATGGGCATTGGTTACTTCCCCTTTGCTCATATTGGGTGGGGTTACTGGTAAAAACAGCAAAACTGAATTCCAAGCTCCATGCCGTACCAACAAGTACCCAAGAGAAATTCCTGAATTGGCATGGTATCGAGGCACCATACCTCAGATGGCAATGGCAGGATTCCTTCCTTTTAGTGCCATCTATGTAGAACTCTACTATATATTTGCTAGCGTGTGGGGTCACaaaatatatacaatatatagtaTCCTATTTATTGTTTTCATCATTCTTATAATTGTCACAGCGTTCATCACTGTTGCATTGACATATTTCCAACTTGCCGCAGAGGATCACGGGTGGTGGTGGAG GTCTGTTCTTTGTGGAGGCTCTACCGGCGTATTCATCTTCTTCTACTGCATATACTACTATCACGCGAGATCAGACATGTCGGGCTTCATGCAAACATCATTCTTTTTTGGTTACATGACTTGCATTTGTTATGGATTCTTCCTTATGCTCGGGACTGTCGGTTTTCGTGCTTCTTTGCTGTTCGTGCGACACATATATCGTTCCATCAAATGTGAGTAA